In one Platichthys flesus chromosome 3, fPlaFle2.1, whole genome shotgun sequence genomic region, the following are encoded:
- the golm1 gene encoding Golgi membrane protein 1: MGGLGNVRRAGRSPPLMIGALIACILVLGFNYWVCSSRNLELQTKLYEMEGQVRRGAAERGVSEIKKNEFQEEIQRQKEEISHQESLFKRQLEALEMSCNQEKDKLQENMSSSAKITQELRGRVNQLNEEVGKLQKELQSCQGNINTLNSKLTYDMTQCHSQVLSQKELCDERVAAAKLEVQKKMEKLISSPSVVSLQLEKTKDRAGKVDRPVLSLADPEKTSTVVSHTPSVPRPKENEPTELLTNEIIVDQGSDDPVPSVNDVSKEELQSVPSAAAGKQDIIPPLEGAVKTNEAGTEPSKLMKNNLTEDEDMELMDVHEEGTQTEDPGMEGMLIGQGKVDEMPDGQKLEPEEYDADKPIVGGADSKNQQQIRRSENIDKDMEEELADYNGDDENEGEFEADKQAELAQH, translated from the exons ATGGGTGGGTTGGGAAACGTGCGTCGTGCAGGAAGATCCCCCCCTTTAATGATCGGGGCTCTGATCGCCTGCATACTGGTTCTGGGCTTTAACTACTGGGTGTGCAGCTCCCGCAACCTTGAGCTACAG ACTAAGCTTTATGAGATGGAGGGCCAAGTGCGACGTGGAGCAGCTGAGCGAGGAGTATCAGAGATTAAGAAAAATGAGTTCCAGGAGGAGatccagagacagaaagaggagatCAGCCACCAAGAAAGTCTGTTCAAGAGACAGCTGGAAGCGTTAGAGATGTCCTGCAACCAAGAGAAG GACAAACTGCAGGAGAACATGTCCTCTTCTGCCAAAATAACACAGGAACTCAGAG GTCGGGTGAATCAGCTGAATGAAGAAGTGGGGAAGCTTCAAAAGGAGCTACAGAGTTGCCAAGGCAACATCAACACCCTTAACAGCAAACTCACTTATGACAT GACCCAGTGTCACTCTCAGGTCCTCTCCCAGAAGGAGTTGTGTGATGAGAGAGTAGCAGCTGCTAAACTTGAAGTTCAGAAGAAAATGGAGAAGCTCATCAGCTCTCCCTCAGTCGTCTCCTTGCAG CTGGAAAAAACAAAGGATCGAGCCGGAAAAGTTGACAGACCCGTTCTGTCGTTGGCTGACCCGGAGAAGACATCAACTGTTGTGAGCCACACTCCAAGTGTCCCTCGGCCCAAAGAAAATGAACCAACTGAACTACTGACTAATGAGATTATTGTTGACCAAG GTTCTGATGACCCTGTTCCCTCAGTGAACGATGTCTCGAAAGAAGAGCTCCAGTCggttccctctgctgctgcaggcaaGCAGGATATTATACCACCACTAGAGGGAGCTGTCAAAACAAACGAGGCAGGGACAGAGCCCAGTAAACTGATGAAGAATAATCTGACTGAGGATGAAGACATGGAGTTGATGGATGTTCATGAAGAGGGCACTCAGACAGAAG ACCCTGGAATGGAGGGCATGCTGATTGGCCAGGGAAAGGTCGATGAGATGCCTGATGGTCAGAAATTGGAGCCAGAAGAGTATGACGCAGACAAACCCATTGTGGGTGGAGCTGATTCCAAGAACCAACAGCAGATTAGACGCTCAGAAAATATCG ACAAGGACATGGAGGAAGAGCTGGCTGACTATAATGGCGATGATGAGAACGAAGGGGAATTTGAAGCAGACAAACAAGCAGAACTTGCTCAACACTGA
- the LOC133942941 gene encoding G-protein coupled receptor-associated protein LMBRD2B-like isoform X4 yields the protein MGGAALAVVVVVVFFLALYLLQRYGDLQKQQRMVLFGTLLAWYLCFLIVFILPLDVSTTIYRQCVLDKSNHPTVVPQAKQTNLTEDGSSLYPSVSVPKVCEEPWSYIPDGVLPVFWRVVYWTSQCLTWLLLPFMQSYARSGAFSRVGKIKTALIENAVYYGTYLLIFISLLIYAAAHPQWKLTWADLQTIGITAANTWGLFLLVLLLGYGLVEIPRSYWLSSSHGYLQAKTYFKAAKMVTEKAEAEENLEDVMREVAVVHAAVRYNHSLRKCVDTILTKCPPEYQEEMGITVENSGDPPTKRALISLHKKVITAVQRHSQTRVQWSILLDQALYLEDVAKSQSSPVRHFVHSFPSAHGHSWIRRFIYTPTVEWYWECVLRKGVYRLLAVLLCLLSAAVVWSECTFFSTSPVLSLFAIFIQMAEKQYNYIYIEMACFITIFFLCVCVYSTVFRIRFFNYYILVPHHQTDAYSLQFSGMLFCRLTPPLCLNFLGLIHMDSAISHQDRIQTSYTSIMGSMRLLSFISDGFYIYYPMLVLLLCFASFYNLGSRCLNLLGFHQYITDNDLTSDLVDEGKELIRRERRKRQKAEDGENRRRTWREQYGAQGTTGRSRAGYSDLEDNQNSPVTEIKKSDSTFNRRDEETAEQQRGLLLDHSSDEDSPSRRSTGGRYQSLSSSRMNIFDEV from the exons ATGGGTGGTGCCGCACTGGCCGTGGTGGTCGTAGTGGTCTTCTTCCTGGCCCTGTACCTCCTCCAGCGATATGGAGACTTGCAGAAGCAGCAGCGGATGGTGCTGTTCGGGACTCTGCTCGCCTGGTACCTCTGCTTCCTCATCGTCTTCATCCTGCCTCTCGATGTCAGCACG ACCATCTACAGGCAGTGTGTTCTTGACAAGTCAAACCACCCAACCGTTGTGCctcaagcaaaacaaaccaaTCTGACTGAGGACGGCTCCTCTCTTTATCCATCTGTAAG tgtacCAAAGGTGTGTGAAGAGCCTTGGAGTTATATTCCAGATGGTGTCCTACCAGTGTTTTGGAGAGTTGTGTACTGGACTTCTCAGTGTCTGACTTG GCTGCTGTTGCCCTTCATGCAGTCTTATGCTCGGTCTGGAGCGTTCTCCAGAGTTGGGAAGATAAAAACAGCTCTAATTGAAAATGCAGTCTATTATGGCACCTACCTCCTGATCTTCATCTCTCTGCTCATCTACGCGGCTGCTCACCCTCAGTGGAAACTCACCTG GGCGGACCTCCAGACCATCGGTATCACAGCTGCCAACACGTGGGGTCTCTTCCTTCTGGTGCTGTTGCTAGGCTACGGCCTGGTGGAGATCCCGCGTTCTTATTGGCTTTCATCTTCCCATGGTTACCTGCAGGCCAAGACTTACTTCAAAGCAGCAAAAATGGTGACTGAGAAGGCAGAAGCTGAGGAGAACCTAGAAGACGTTATGAGG gAGGTGGCAGTTGTCCATGCAGCTGTCAGGTACAATCACTCTCTCAGGAAGTGTGTGGACACTATTTTGACAAAG TGTCCCCCTGAGTACCAAGAGGAGATGGGGATAACCGTGGAAAACTCTGGTGACCCTCCCACCAAAAGAGCACTGATTAGTCTTCATAAAAAG gttaTCACTGCAGTGCAGAGACACTCTCAGACTCGGGTCCAGTGGTCCATCTTGTTAGACCAGGCGCTTTACCTGGAGGATGTGGCTAAAAGCCAGAGCAGCCCGGTGCGACACTTTGTGCACAGCTTCCCATCAGCGCACGGCCACAGCTGGATCCGCAGGTTCATCTACACGCCCACTGTGG agtggTACTGGGAGTGTGTTTTGAGAAAGGGTGTCTACAGGCTGCTGGCTGTGCTCCTgtgcctcctctctgcagcagtggTCTGGTCCGAGTGCACCTTCTTCAGCACAAGccccgtcctctctctcttcgcCATCTTTATTCAGATGGCTGAAAAACAATACAACTACATTTACATTGAG ATGGCGTGCTTCAtcaccatcttcttcctgtgtgtgtgcgtctacTCCACCGTGTTCAGGATCCGATTTTTCAACTACTATATCCTGGTGCCACATCACCAGACCGACGCCTACAGTCTGCAGTTTAGTGGCAT GTTGTTTTGTCGTCTCACTCCTCCTTTGTGCCTCAACTTTCTGGGCCTGATTCACATGGACTCTGCCATCTCGCATCAGGACAGAATACAGACTTCCTACACTTCT ATCATGGGCTCTATGCGCCTGCTCTCCTTCATATCGGATGGGTTCTACATCTATTATCCCATGCTGGTCTTGCTGCTGTGCTTTGCATCTTTTTACAA CCTGGGCTCTCGCTGTTTGAACCTCCTGGGCTTCCATCAGTACATTACTGACAATGACTTGACCTCAGACCTCGTGGATGAAGGCAAGGAACTCATCAGAAGAG agagaaggaaaagacagaaagctGAAGATGGAGAAAATCGAAGACGG ACCTGGAGGGAGCAATATGGAGCCCAGGGGACCACTGGGCGGAGCAGAGCTGGTTACAGTGATTTAGAGGACAACCAGAACAGCCCTGTGACTGAGATCAAGAAAAGTG aTTCCACCTTCAACAGAAGAGATGAGGAGACGgcggagcagcagagaggtttACTGCTGGACCACTCCAGTGATGAAGATTCCCCAAGCAGAAG ATCTACAGGAGGACGTTACCAGTCTCTGTCATCTTCCCGGATGAACATCTTCGACGAAGTTTGA
- the LOC133942941 gene encoding G-protein coupled receptor-associated protein LMBRD2B-like isoform X3, which produces MGGAALAVVVVVVFFLALYLLQRYGDLQKQQRMVLFGTLLAWYLCFLIVFILPLDVSTTIYRQCVLDKSNHPTVVPQAKQTNLTEDGSSLYPSVSVPKVCEEPWSYIPDGVLPVFWRVVYWTSQCLTWLLLPFMQSYARSGAFSRVGKIKTALIENAVYYGTYLLIFISLLIYAAAHPQWKLTWADLQTIGITAANTWGLFLLVLLLGYGLVEIPRSYWLSSSHGYLQAKTYFKAAKMVTEKAEAEENLEDVMREVAVVHAAVRYNHSLRKCVDTILTKCPPEYQEEMGITVENSGDPPTKRALISLHKKVITAVQRHSQTRVQWSILLDQALYLEDVAKSQSSPVRHFVHSFPSAHGHSWIRRFIYTPTVEWYWECVLRKGVYRLLAVLLCLLSAAVVWSECTFFSTSPVLSLFAIFIQMAEKQYNYIYIEMACFITIFFLCVCVYSTVFRIRFFNYYILVPHHQTDAYSLQFSGMLFCRLTPPLCLNFLGLIHMDSAISHQDRIQTSYTSIMGSMRLLSFISDGFYIYYPMLVLLLCFASFYNLGSRCLNLLGFHQYITDNDLTSDLVDEGKELIRRERRKRQKAEDGENRRRTWREQYGAQGTTGRSRAGYSDLEDNQNSPVTEIKKSDSTFNRRDEETAEQQRGLLLDHSSDEDSPSRSRSTGGRYQSLSSSRMNIFDEV; this is translated from the exons ATGGGTGGTGCCGCACTGGCCGTGGTGGTCGTAGTGGTCTTCTTCCTGGCCCTGTACCTCCTCCAGCGATATGGAGACTTGCAGAAGCAGCAGCGGATGGTGCTGTTCGGGACTCTGCTCGCCTGGTACCTCTGCTTCCTCATCGTCTTCATCCTGCCTCTCGATGTCAGCACG ACCATCTACAGGCAGTGTGTTCTTGACAAGTCAAACCACCCAACCGTTGTGCctcaagcaaaacaaaccaaTCTGACTGAGGACGGCTCCTCTCTTTATCCATCTGTAAG tgtacCAAAGGTGTGTGAAGAGCCTTGGAGTTATATTCCAGATGGTGTCCTACCAGTGTTTTGGAGAGTTGTGTACTGGACTTCTCAGTGTCTGACTTG GCTGCTGTTGCCCTTCATGCAGTCTTATGCTCGGTCTGGAGCGTTCTCCAGAGTTGGGAAGATAAAAACAGCTCTAATTGAAAATGCAGTCTATTATGGCACCTACCTCCTGATCTTCATCTCTCTGCTCATCTACGCGGCTGCTCACCCTCAGTGGAAACTCACCTG GGCGGACCTCCAGACCATCGGTATCACAGCTGCCAACACGTGGGGTCTCTTCCTTCTGGTGCTGTTGCTAGGCTACGGCCTGGTGGAGATCCCGCGTTCTTATTGGCTTTCATCTTCCCATGGTTACCTGCAGGCCAAGACTTACTTCAAAGCAGCAAAAATGGTGACTGAGAAGGCAGAAGCTGAGGAGAACCTAGAAGACGTTATGAGG gAGGTGGCAGTTGTCCATGCAGCTGTCAGGTACAATCACTCTCTCAGGAAGTGTGTGGACACTATTTTGACAAAG TGTCCCCCTGAGTACCAAGAGGAGATGGGGATAACCGTGGAAAACTCTGGTGACCCTCCCACCAAAAGAGCACTGATTAGTCTTCATAAAAAG gttaTCACTGCAGTGCAGAGACACTCTCAGACTCGGGTCCAGTGGTCCATCTTGTTAGACCAGGCGCTTTACCTGGAGGATGTGGCTAAAAGCCAGAGCAGCCCGGTGCGACACTTTGTGCACAGCTTCCCATCAGCGCACGGCCACAGCTGGATCCGCAGGTTCATCTACACGCCCACTGTGG agtggTACTGGGAGTGTGTTTTGAGAAAGGGTGTCTACAGGCTGCTGGCTGTGCTCCTgtgcctcctctctgcagcagtggTCTGGTCCGAGTGCACCTTCTTCAGCACAAGccccgtcctctctctcttcgcCATCTTTATTCAGATGGCTGAAAAACAATACAACTACATTTACATTGAG ATGGCGTGCTTCAtcaccatcttcttcctgtgtgtgtgcgtctacTCCACCGTGTTCAGGATCCGATTTTTCAACTACTATATCCTGGTGCCACATCACCAGACCGACGCCTACAGTCTGCAGTTTAGTGGCAT GTTGTTTTGTCGTCTCACTCCTCCTTTGTGCCTCAACTTTCTGGGCCTGATTCACATGGACTCTGCCATCTCGCATCAGGACAGAATACAGACTTCCTACACTTCT ATCATGGGCTCTATGCGCCTGCTCTCCTTCATATCGGATGGGTTCTACATCTATTATCCCATGCTGGTCTTGCTGCTGTGCTTTGCATCTTTTTACAA CCTGGGCTCTCGCTGTTTGAACCTCCTGGGCTTCCATCAGTACATTACTGACAATGACTTGACCTCAGACCTCGTGGATGAAGGCAAGGAACTCATCAGAAGAG agagaaggaaaagacagaaagctGAAGATGGAGAAAATCGAAGACGG ACCTGGAGGGAGCAATATGGAGCCCAGGGGACCACTGGGCGGAGCAGAGCTGGTTACAGTGATTTAGAGGACAACCAGAACAGCCCTGTGACTGAGATCAAGAAAAGTG aTTCCACCTTCAACAGAAGAGATGAGGAGACGgcggagcagcagagaggtttACTGCTGGACCACTCCAGTGATGAAGATTCCCCAAGCAGAAG TAGATCTACAGGAGGACGTTACCAGTCTCTGTCATCTTCCCGGATGAACATCTTCGACGAAGTTTGA
- the LOC133942941 gene encoding G-protein coupled receptor-associated protein LMBRD2B-like isoform X1, whose product MGGAALAVVVVVVFFLALYLLQRYGDLQKQQRMVLFGTLLAWYLCFLIVFILPLDVSTTIYRQCVLDKSNHPTVVPQAKQTNLTEDGSSLYPSVSVPKVCEEPWSYIPDGVLPVFWRVVYWTSQCLTWLLLPFMQSYARSGAFSRVGKIKTALIENAVYYGTYLLIFISLLIYAAAHPQWKLTWADLQTIGITAANTWGLFLLVLLLGYGLVEIPRSYWLSSSHGYLQAKTYFKAAKMVTEKAEAEENLEDVMREVAVVHAAVRYNHSLRKCVDTILTKCPPEYQEEMGITVENSGDPPTKRALISLHKKVITAVQRHSQTRVQWSILLDQALYLEDVAKSQSSPVRHFVHSFPSAHGHSWIRRFIYTPTVEWYWECVLRKGVYRLLAVLLCLLSAAVVWSECTFFSTSPVLSLFAIFIQMAEKQYNYIYIEMACFITIFFLCVCVYSTVFRIRFFNYYILVPHHQTDAYSLQFSGMLFCRLTPPLCLNFLGLIHMDSAISHQDRIQTSYTSIMGSMRLLSFISDGFYIYYPMLVLLLCFASFYNLGSRCLNLLGFHQYITDNDLTSDLVDEGKELIRRERRKRQKAEDGENRRRTWREQYGAQGTTGRSRAGYSDLEDNQNSPVTEIKKSDSTSLCGKPNICRFSQKAPRPQNNDEGVTLCQDSTFNRRDEETAEQQRGLLLDHSSDEDSPSRSRSTGGRYQSLSSSRMNIFDEV is encoded by the exons ATGGGTGGTGCCGCACTGGCCGTGGTGGTCGTAGTGGTCTTCTTCCTGGCCCTGTACCTCCTCCAGCGATATGGAGACTTGCAGAAGCAGCAGCGGATGGTGCTGTTCGGGACTCTGCTCGCCTGGTACCTCTGCTTCCTCATCGTCTTCATCCTGCCTCTCGATGTCAGCACG ACCATCTACAGGCAGTGTGTTCTTGACAAGTCAAACCACCCAACCGTTGTGCctcaagcaaaacaaaccaaTCTGACTGAGGACGGCTCCTCTCTTTATCCATCTGTAAG tgtacCAAAGGTGTGTGAAGAGCCTTGGAGTTATATTCCAGATGGTGTCCTACCAGTGTTTTGGAGAGTTGTGTACTGGACTTCTCAGTGTCTGACTTG GCTGCTGTTGCCCTTCATGCAGTCTTATGCTCGGTCTGGAGCGTTCTCCAGAGTTGGGAAGATAAAAACAGCTCTAATTGAAAATGCAGTCTATTATGGCACCTACCTCCTGATCTTCATCTCTCTGCTCATCTACGCGGCTGCTCACCCTCAGTGGAAACTCACCTG GGCGGACCTCCAGACCATCGGTATCACAGCTGCCAACACGTGGGGTCTCTTCCTTCTGGTGCTGTTGCTAGGCTACGGCCTGGTGGAGATCCCGCGTTCTTATTGGCTTTCATCTTCCCATGGTTACCTGCAGGCCAAGACTTACTTCAAAGCAGCAAAAATGGTGACTGAGAAGGCAGAAGCTGAGGAGAACCTAGAAGACGTTATGAGG gAGGTGGCAGTTGTCCATGCAGCTGTCAGGTACAATCACTCTCTCAGGAAGTGTGTGGACACTATTTTGACAAAG TGTCCCCCTGAGTACCAAGAGGAGATGGGGATAACCGTGGAAAACTCTGGTGACCCTCCCACCAAAAGAGCACTGATTAGTCTTCATAAAAAG gttaTCACTGCAGTGCAGAGACACTCTCAGACTCGGGTCCAGTGGTCCATCTTGTTAGACCAGGCGCTTTACCTGGAGGATGTGGCTAAAAGCCAGAGCAGCCCGGTGCGACACTTTGTGCACAGCTTCCCATCAGCGCACGGCCACAGCTGGATCCGCAGGTTCATCTACACGCCCACTGTGG agtggTACTGGGAGTGTGTTTTGAGAAAGGGTGTCTACAGGCTGCTGGCTGTGCTCCTgtgcctcctctctgcagcagtggTCTGGTCCGAGTGCACCTTCTTCAGCACAAGccccgtcctctctctcttcgcCATCTTTATTCAGATGGCTGAAAAACAATACAACTACATTTACATTGAG ATGGCGTGCTTCAtcaccatcttcttcctgtgtgtgtgcgtctacTCCACCGTGTTCAGGATCCGATTTTTCAACTACTATATCCTGGTGCCACATCACCAGACCGACGCCTACAGTCTGCAGTTTAGTGGCAT GTTGTTTTGTCGTCTCACTCCTCCTTTGTGCCTCAACTTTCTGGGCCTGATTCACATGGACTCTGCCATCTCGCATCAGGACAGAATACAGACTTCCTACACTTCT ATCATGGGCTCTATGCGCCTGCTCTCCTTCATATCGGATGGGTTCTACATCTATTATCCCATGCTGGTCTTGCTGCTGTGCTTTGCATCTTTTTACAA CCTGGGCTCTCGCTGTTTGAACCTCCTGGGCTTCCATCAGTACATTACTGACAATGACTTGACCTCAGACCTCGTGGATGAAGGCAAGGAACTCATCAGAAGAG agagaaggaaaagacagaaagctGAAGATGGAGAAAATCGAAGACGG ACCTGGAGGGAGCAATATGGAGCCCAGGGGACCACTGGGCGGAGCAGAGCTGGTTACAGTGATTTAGAGGACAACCAGAACAGCCCTGTGACTGAGATCAAGAAAAGTG ACTCTACATCCCTGTGTGGAAAACCAAACATCTGTCGTTTTAGCCAAAAGGCTCCCCGCCCACAAAACAACGATGAAGGTGTCACACTCTGTCAGG aTTCCACCTTCAACAGAAGAGATGAGGAGACGgcggagcagcagagaggtttACTGCTGGACCACTCCAGTGATGAAGATTCCCCAAGCAGAAG TAGATCTACAGGAGGACGTTACCAGTCTCTGTCATCTTCCCGGATGAACATCTTCGACGAAGTTTGA
- the LOC133942941 gene encoding G-protein coupled receptor-associated protein LMBRD2B-like isoform X2, with the protein MGGAALAVVVVVVFFLALYLLQRYGDLQKQQRMVLFGTLLAWYLCFLIVFILPLDVSTTIYRQCVLDKSNHPTVVPQAKQTNLTEDGSSLYPSVSVPKVCEEPWSYIPDGVLPVFWRVVYWTSQCLTWLLLPFMQSYARSGAFSRVGKIKTALIENAVYYGTYLLIFISLLIYAAAHPQWKLTWADLQTIGITAANTWGLFLLVLLLGYGLVEIPRSYWLSSSHGYLQAKTYFKAAKMVTEKAEAEENLEDVMREVAVVHAAVRYNHSLRKCVDTILTKCPPEYQEEMGITVENSGDPPTKRALISLHKKVITAVQRHSQTRVQWSILLDQALYLEDVAKSQSSPVRHFVHSFPSAHGHSWIRRFIYTPTVEWYWECVLRKGVYRLLAVLLCLLSAAVVWSECTFFSTSPVLSLFAIFIQMAEKQYNYIYIEMACFITIFFLCVCVYSTVFRIRFFNYYILVPHHQTDAYSLQFSGMLFCRLTPPLCLNFLGLIHMDSAISHQDRIQTSYTSIMGSMRLLSFISDGFYIYYPMLVLLLCFASFYNLGSRCLNLLGFHQYITDNDLTSDLVDEGKELIRRERRKRQKAEDGENRRRTWREQYGAQGTTGRSRAGYSDLEDNQNSPVTEIKKSDSTSLCGKPNICRFSQKAPRPQNNDEGVTLCQDSTFNRRDEETAEQQRGLLLDHSSDEDSPSRRSTGGRYQSLSSSRMNIFDEV; encoded by the exons ATGGGTGGTGCCGCACTGGCCGTGGTGGTCGTAGTGGTCTTCTTCCTGGCCCTGTACCTCCTCCAGCGATATGGAGACTTGCAGAAGCAGCAGCGGATGGTGCTGTTCGGGACTCTGCTCGCCTGGTACCTCTGCTTCCTCATCGTCTTCATCCTGCCTCTCGATGTCAGCACG ACCATCTACAGGCAGTGTGTTCTTGACAAGTCAAACCACCCAACCGTTGTGCctcaagcaaaacaaaccaaTCTGACTGAGGACGGCTCCTCTCTTTATCCATCTGTAAG tgtacCAAAGGTGTGTGAAGAGCCTTGGAGTTATATTCCAGATGGTGTCCTACCAGTGTTTTGGAGAGTTGTGTACTGGACTTCTCAGTGTCTGACTTG GCTGCTGTTGCCCTTCATGCAGTCTTATGCTCGGTCTGGAGCGTTCTCCAGAGTTGGGAAGATAAAAACAGCTCTAATTGAAAATGCAGTCTATTATGGCACCTACCTCCTGATCTTCATCTCTCTGCTCATCTACGCGGCTGCTCACCCTCAGTGGAAACTCACCTG GGCGGACCTCCAGACCATCGGTATCACAGCTGCCAACACGTGGGGTCTCTTCCTTCTGGTGCTGTTGCTAGGCTACGGCCTGGTGGAGATCCCGCGTTCTTATTGGCTTTCATCTTCCCATGGTTACCTGCAGGCCAAGACTTACTTCAAAGCAGCAAAAATGGTGACTGAGAAGGCAGAAGCTGAGGAGAACCTAGAAGACGTTATGAGG gAGGTGGCAGTTGTCCATGCAGCTGTCAGGTACAATCACTCTCTCAGGAAGTGTGTGGACACTATTTTGACAAAG TGTCCCCCTGAGTACCAAGAGGAGATGGGGATAACCGTGGAAAACTCTGGTGACCCTCCCACCAAAAGAGCACTGATTAGTCTTCATAAAAAG gttaTCACTGCAGTGCAGAGACACTCTCAGACTCGGGTCCAGTGGTCCATCTTGTTAGACCAGGCGCTTTACCTGGAGGATGTGGCTAAAAGCCAGAGCAGCCCGGTGCGACACTTTGTGCACAGCTTCCCATCAGCGCACGGCCACAGCTGGATCCGCAGGTTCATCTACACGCCCACTGTGG agtggTACTGGGAGTGTGTTTTGAGAAAGGGTGTCTACAGGCTGCTGGCTGTGCTCCTgtgcctcctctctgcagcagtggTCTGGTCCGAGTGCACCTTCTTCAGCACAAGccccgtcctctctctcttcgcCATCTTTATTCAGATGGCTGAAAAACAATACAACTACATTTACATTGAG ATGGCGTGCTTCAtcaccatcttcttcctgtgtgtgtgcgtctacTCCACCGTGTTCAGGATCCGATTTTTCAACTACTATATCCTGGTGCCACATCACCAGACCGACGCCTACAGTCTGCAGTTTAGTGGCAT GTTGTTTTGTCGTCTCACTCCTCCTTTGTGCCTCAACTTTCTGGGCCTGATTCACATGGACTCTGCCATCTCGCATCAGGACAGAATACAGACTTCCTACACTTCT ATCATGGGCTCTATGCGCCTGCTCTCCTTCATATCGGATGGGTTCTACATCTATTATCCCATGCTGGTCTTGCTGCTGTGCTTTGCATCTTTTTACAA CCTGGGCTCTCGCTGTTTGAACCTCCTGGGCTTCCATCAGTACATTACTGACAATGACTTGACCTCAGACCTCGTGGATGAAGGCAAGGAACTCATCAGAAGAG agagaaggaaaagacagaaagctGAAGATGGAGAAAATCGAAGACGG ACCTGGAGGGAGCAATATGGAGCCCAGGGGACCACTGGGCGGAGCAGAGCTGGTTACAGTGATTTAGAGGACAACCAGAACAGCCCTGTGACTGAGATCAAGAAAAGTG ACTCTACATCCCTGTGTGGAAAACCAAACATCTGTCGTTTTAGCCAAAAGGCTCCCCGCCCACAAAACAACGATGAAGGTGTCACACTCTGTCAGG aTTCCACCTTCAACAGAAGAGATGAGGAGACGgcggagcagcagagaggtttACTGCTGGACCACTCCAGTGATGAAGATTCCCCAAGCAGAAG ATCTACAGGAGGACGTTACCAGTCTCTGTCATCTTCCCGGATGAACATCTTCGACGAAGTTTGA